GACGTGCTGAGGTGACTGCAGGAGATAACGTATTGATCTTTGGAGCCGGACCAATTGGAATTATGGCAGCAAGATGGGCAGAAATTTTTGGAGCAAAACATGTCATACTGGTAGACATTGATGAGCAAAAAACAGAATTTGCAAAAGAAAGAGATTTAAATATTGTAAATTCACTGAAAGAAGATATTGGCGATTATCTGGAAAAAGTAACTGGAAAAAAACAGGTAGATGCGGTGATTGAAGGAACAGGAAGTTCAGCAGGTTTTAATCAATCCATTGAATATGTAAAACCATTTGGAACGATCGCACTGCTTGGAAATCCAAACAAAAATACAGAAATCCAGCTGGCAAACCACAGCCAGATCCTAAGAAAAGAAATCAACATTCATGGTGTATGGAATTCCTATTATGCAAGTACACCAAGAAATGAATGGAAATATACAGTGGAGATGATGGATCAGGAGAAATTCAAAGTCGATGACCTGATTACACATAAAGCACCACTTGATCAGATGGAACGGCTGTTTACCGATATTTATCAGCATAATATCACGATTTGTAAAGCAATGTACAGCAGTAAAGAAGATGGAAAGGATGAATAAGATGAACAAAGATCAGATTGCAGTATCTTTAATGTGTATGGATTTTTTAAAGATTAAAGAACAGTTAGAAGTATTAAATGAATCTGTGGGAATGTACCATATCGATATCATGGACGGACATTTCTGTAAGAATATCACACTCTCCCCAGATTTAATCAAATCGTTTAAAAAAGTCAGCAAATTACCAATGGATGTACATTTGATGACAACCGAACCAAATGACTGGATTGAAACAGTCGCAGAAGCGGGAGCAGATATCATTTCTGTACATGCAGAAACCATCAATGGAGATGCATACCGTATCTATAATGAAATTGAAAGATTAGGCTGCAAGAGAGGACTGGTATTAAATCCAGCGACAACGCTGGAATCTGTAAAACATTATTTAAACAGAGTCGATCTGTTAACGATTATGACAGTCGATGTAGGATTTTCAGGGCAACCATTTATTGAAGAAATGTTAGATAAGATTGCAGAAGCAAAGAAACTTCGTGAAGAAAATGGATATCATTATAAGATTCAGATTGATGGATCTTGTAATCCAAAAACATTCAAACGCTTAAAAGAAGCAGGAGCAGATATCTATATTTTAGGCGGATCAGGTTTATTTAGCATTGATTCAGATATTCACAAGGCAGTAGAGATAATGAAACATAATTTTGATGAGGCAATAGGCTAGGTGAATATTATGGGATATCAGGAAAAGAAACAAATTGTATTAGATGAATTAGAAAAAAGCCTTGGGGCTGTGAAAGAAGAAGAGGTAGAACAGTTTGTTGATATGATCTGTGATGCCCAACAGGTATTTGTCGTAGGTGTCGGAAGAGTGTTACTTATGCTTCAGGCATTTGCAAAACGTTTAAACCATCTTGGAATCAAAGCAAACTATGTAGGAGCAATCGATGAACCAGCGATTACAGAACATGATGTACTAGTTGTAGGATCTGGTTCTGGAGAAAGTGTCGTACCACTTGAGATCATGAAGATCGCAAAGAAATACAATGCAAAGATTGTGCATATTGGTTCCAATGAACACAGTTCCATGAAAGAATATGAAGACTTATTTGTACGAATTCCATGCAGTACGAAATTAGGTTTGGAAGATGAAGTAAAATCAGAGCAGGTTATGAGTAGCTTGTTTGAACAGAGCCTTTTATTATTAGAAGATTCTGTGGCGAGCATGATCGTAGAGAAGAAGCAGATTGAAGATGTTCATGCGTTATGGAAGATGCATGCAAACTTAGAATAAATACAAAATTTTATTAAAGTTAAAACAAAGACCAAATGAAGTAAGACAGAAGAAAGAATCAGATTAGGAAGGGACTGACATAAAAATGGAAGGAACAATGAAAGCAGCAGTTTTACACGGTGTAGGAGATTTAGTGTGTGAATAGGTGCCAATTCCAGAACTTAGAGAAAAAGATGTTTTAGTAAAAGTTTCCGCATGTGGTGTTTGTGGATCAGATATTCCACGAGTATTAGAAACAGGAACATATCATTTCCCAACAATTCCAGGACATGAATTTGGAGGAACGATTGCAGAAGCAGGATCAGGAGTATCCAAAGAACTCTGTGGAAAAAGAGTTGCAGTGATTCCATTGATTCCATGTAAGACATGTAAATCTTGTGAAACAGGTCAGTATGCACAGTGCGAACATTATGATTTTTTAGGATCAAGAAATGATGGTGGATTTGCAGAATATGTAAAAGTACCAGAATCTAATCTGTTATTTGTACCAGAAAATGTAGATGAAGAGGCAGTTGCATTCTTAGAGCCGATCAGTGTGGCACTTCATGTTGTGCAGAACTGCAGAGTTAATTATGGTGACAGTGTAGCAGTCTTTGGACTCTGGGCCATCGGAATCTTCGTAGCACAGTGGGCAAAAGCATTTGGAGCAAAACATGTATTTGCGATCGATCTTGATGAAAAGAAAGTTGAAATCGCAAAATCCATGGGATTAGTTGATGCACTATGCATCGGAAAAGATGATATTGATGCAATCGTAAAAGAAAAAACAAATGGAACAGGAATCGACCGGGCATTTGAAGCATCAGGTGCAGGTGCAGCATTTAAACAGGCAATCAGCTTATTAAGAATGGAAGGAACTTTAGGACTGGTAGGAAGACCAGTACATTCTTTAGAGATTGAAAACCAGACATTTGAAAAGATCTTACGTTTTCAGATTACGATCAAAGGTACATGGAGTTTTGAATTCAAAGAATTCCCGCATCATGCATGGAAACAGAGCCTTGATGCAATAAATGCAGGAGTGATCAAAACAGAACCGTTCATTTCTCACAGAATACCATTAGAAGACACATTAAAAGCAGTGAAACTGATGAAAGATAAATCAGAATTTTTCTATAAAATATTAATCAAACCAGAAATGTAAGGAGGGTATACATATGGAAAATGTATTATTAGCAAGAGTAGACGATCGATTAATTCACGGACAGGTTATGACAGCATGGATGAAATTACTTCCAGCAAAAGAAATCATAGTAATTGATAATAAAGTAGCCAAAGATGAATTTATGATCACAGTACTTGAAATGGCAGCACCAACTGGCGTGAAAGTAAAAGTATTTACAGAAGAAAAAGCAGCAGAAGTATTACAAGCAGGATTAAGCAAACCAACAATTCTTCTTGCAAAATCACCAGTTTCATACAAAGGAATAATCGATCGTGGAGTAGAACTTGAAGCGATCAACCTTGGTGGAATGGGAATCAACAACGACAGAACAACACTGTATAAAAATATTGCAGCAAGTCCAGCAGAAAGAGAAGCAATTAAAGAATTCTTAGATAAAGGAATTGATGTTAAGATTCAGGTAATTCCTGCAGACAAAGTTGTAGAAGTCAAAGACATTTTATAATAGACACCGAGTACAAAGATAGAAGATATCGGACAGAAAAGAACTGAGTAGAAGAAAGAAGGTAGGACCATGAAAGCGATGCGATTGCATGCAATCAATGATTTTCGTTTAGAAGAAGTGGAAAAACCACAGCCAAGGGGAAAAGAAATCCTGATCAAAGTTGGAGCTTGTGGAATTTGTGGATCAGATATTCCGCGAGTATATGAACTTGGAACTAAAGTATACCCAGTGACACTTGGACATGAATATGCCGGAACTGTTGTAGCTGTTGGAGAAGATGCAGATCCTGATCTGATTGGTAAGGTTGGAGCTGTATATCCAGTTGTTCCGTGTGGACAATGTGATAGCTGTCAGATTGGTCAGTATGCACAGTGTAGTGATTATCATAATCTAGGTTCAAGAACTGATGGTGGATTTGCAGAATATTGCCTGCTTCCATCCGATTGGCATTTGGTTGTTTCCAATAATCCTAAGACAACAATGGAAGAATTATCAATTGTTGAACCTGCAACTGTAGCACTTCATGCCATTCGAAAAGGAGAAGTCAAGGGTGGAGACACTGTTGTTGTATTCGGAGCTGGTCCAATCGGTATTCTGATCGGAAGATGGTGTAAGATGTTTGGAACGAAAGTGATTCTTGTAGATATTGATGAAGAAAAAGCGGAATTTGCAAGAGAACGCGGATTTACAGTGATTAATGCCATGAAACAGGATTGTGTGGAAGAAGTCAGCAAGTTGACAAAAGGAAAAATGGCGGATGTAGTTATTGAAGGAACTGGTACATCAGCAGCTTTGAATCAGGCCATTGAGTGTAGCAAACCATTTGCGATGGTAACACTTCTTGGAAATCCACATAGAGATACAACGATCAAATTAGACCAGCACAGTATGATCCTTCGAAAAGAATTACGTTTTACAGGTGTATGGAATAACTATTACAGCGATCTTCCATTTAATGAATGGAAATATACTGTTGATATGTTAAATGAAGGAAAACTGGAAGTATTAGATTTGATTACACACCGTTCAGATTTAGATCATTTGAAACAATTATTTGATGATATTCATGATCATAAGGTAACAATCTGCAAAGCAATTTATACAGATAGAGAATAGAATTTAGA
The sequence above is drawn from the Anaerostipes hadrus ATCC 29173 = JCM 17467 genome and encodes:
- a CDS encoding galactitol-1-phosphate 5-dehydrogenase yields the protein MKAMRLHKIGDFKYEDVELRDIKDDEILMKVEACGICGSDIPRVFELGAHTFPITIGHEFSGVIVDTARQEDKDIIGKKASVFPLIPCRQCESCETGHYAQCTNYNYLGSRCDGGFAQYCIIPSKWHLIFSENKDVTSEALAMVEPATVAQHAVRRAEVTAGDNVLIFGAGPIGIMAARWAEIFGAKHVILVDIDEQKTEFAKERDLNIVNSLKEDIGDYLEKVTGKKQVDAVIEGTGSSAGFNQSIEYVKPFGTIALLGNPNKNTEIQLANHSQILRKEINIHGVWNSYYASTPRNEWKYTVEMMDQEKFKVDDLITHKAPLDQMERLFTDIYQHNITICKAMYSSKEDGKDE
- the alsE gene encoding D-allulose 6-phosphate 3-epimerase; this encodes MERMNKMNKDQIAVSLMCMDFLKIKEQLEVLNESVGMYHIDIMDGHFCKNITLSPDLIKSFKKVSKLPMDVHLMTTEPNDWIETVAEAGADIISVHAETINGDAYRIYNEIERLGCKRGLVLNPATTLESVKHYLNRVDLLTIMTVDVGFSGQPFIEEMLDKIAEAKKLREENGYHYKIQIDGSCNPKTFKRLKEAGADIYILGGSGLFSIDSDIHKAVEIMKHNFDEAIG
- the hxlB gene encoding 6-phospho-3-hexuloisomerase, which produces MGYQEKKQIVLDELEKSLGAVKEEEVEQFVDMICDAQQVFVVGVGRVLLMLQAFAKRLNHLGIKANYVGAIDEPAITEHDVLVVGSGSGESVVPLEIMKIAKKYNAKIVHIGSNEHSSMKEYEDLFVRIPCSTKLGLEDEVKSEQVMSSLFEQSLLLLEDSVASMIVEKKQIEDVHALWKMHANLE
- a CDS encoding galactitol-1-phosphate 5-dehydrogenase → MPIPELREKDVLVKVSACGVCGSDIPRVLETGTYHFPTIPGHEFGGTIAEAGSGVSKELCGKRVAVIPLIPCKTCKSCETGQYAQCEHYDFLGSRNDGGFAEYVKVPESNLLFVPENVDEEAVAFLEPISVALHVVQNCRVNYGDSVAVFGLWAIGIFVAQWAKAFGAKHVFAIDLDEKKVEIAKSMGLVDALCIGKDDIDAIVKEKTNGTGIDRAFEASGAGAAFKQAISLLRMEGTLGLVGRPVHSLEIENQTFEKILRFQITIKGTWSFEFKEFPHHAWKQSLDAINAGVIKTEPFISHRIPLEDTLKAVKLMKDKSEFFYKILIKPEM
- a CDS encoding PTS system mannose/fructose/N-acetylgalactosamine-transporter subunit IIB encodes the protein MENVLLARVDDRLIHGQVMTAWMKLLPAKEIIVIDNKVAKDEFMITVLEMAAPTGVKVKVFTEEKAAEVLQAGLSKPTILLAKSPVSYKGIIDRGVELEAINLGGMGINNDRTTLYKNIAASPAEREAIKEFLDKGIDVKIQVIPADKVVEVKDIL
- a CDS encoding galactitol-1-phosphate 5-dehydrogenase, which codes for MKAMRLHAINDFRLEEVEKPQPRGKEILIKVGACGICGSDIPRVYELGTKVYPVTLGHEYAGTVVAVGEDADPDLIGKVGAVYPVVPCGQCDSCQIGQYAQCSDYHNLGSRTDGGFAEYCLLPSDWHLVVSNNPKTTMEELSIVEPATVALHAIRKGEVKGGDTVVVFGAGPIGILIGRWCKMFGTKVILVDIDEEKAEFARERGFTVINAMKQDCVEEVSKLTKGKMADVVIEGTGTSAALNQAIECSKPFAMVTLLGNPHRDTTIKLDQHSMILRKELRFTGVWNNYYSDLPFNEWKYTVDMLNEGKLEVLDLITHRSDLDHLKQLFDDIHDHKVTICKAIYTDRE